In Zonotrichia leucophrys gambelii isolate GWCS_2022_RI chromosome 11, RI_Zleu_2.0, whole genome shotgun sequence, the genomic window ctGCTGGGAGCCTGTGGCCGCTCCCGTTGCACTCCTGCACCGGCGGGAGCCCACGGGGCTGGCccgggctgggcagagcctcgGGGGCAGAGGTGGGTGCTGGCCCGGGGCACCAGAGCTCACCCTGCTCCCCGTGCTCACACTCACACCCACACTCACCCTCACACTCACCCTCGGAGCCCGCACTGCCGTCGGGAACAACGGGAGCGCTGCCCAGAGCAACAGCCGGCCCGTCCAGGAACACCGTCAGCTCTCCGCCCGACACAACGCTGCCTTTGTTCTCCGTCTGCAGGTCCAGGGTCAGCTGCCTGTTCTCCACTGCCACAGACGGGACATGGAGAGAGAGACCCCAGTCACCATGGGGGTACCggccctggcaggggtggcaccaCTGCCCCAGCCACATGCCAGCCTCCCAGGCCTCCCCATCCCCAAAGGACAATGTGCCCACGCCCTCAGGGCCCCCAGTGCTGGCcccacacatacacacacctaccagccctgccagaggaCCCCGGCCAGTCCCACCACCTGCTCCTGAGGAAGATCCTTCTGCACCAGCCCTCAGGATCCCTTCACCCTTTtagtggggctgcagctgccccaggggccCTGGCTGTGACACCCAGACCCCCATTGctcacagagccaggagctggggctgcagggcagatcccagcaggaaagCCAAGGGATTTCACAGAAccaccaggttggaagagaccttcaggatcatGAAGTCCAGCCcatgccccaacacctcaactaaaccatggcaccaagtgccacatccaatctttctttaaacacacccagggatggtgactccaccacctccctgggcaggccattccagaactttatcactctttccataaaaaactctttcctaatatccaacctaaatttcccttgGCATAGCttaaggctgtgtcctctggttctgtcagtgctgcctggagaaagagcccaacCCCACGTGagcacagccacctttcaggagctgcaggagtgatgaggtcacctctgagtctccttttctccaggctgagcacccccagctccctcaggggttcctcacagggtttgtgttcccagtcCCTCACCAGCCTCATTACCCCCTCTGGATGCACTCGAGCGTCTCAaagtccttcccaaactgaggggctcCTTTAAGATGACACAAGGGGCAAGGGGGTCCTGCATGATGGTGAGCATCCCTCCATCCACATCCTTGTGCATCAACTCCACtgaacaaaaccagcacagagggCTGTCCCCAACCAggagcactgctgcagcactggaCAGCATTCACAGAAGGTTCTGGAGAgggtgccatgggcagggaggctcctggagacagctgccagctccactCCCTCCTGTGGCTTCAGCACCTTGGCTCTGCTGGTCCCTGGGGGCAatgggggcacagcacagccctcagcgcccaccccaccacagcaatgcctgccagtgccagccagaCTGAAACACCGTCACAGAAGGCCAGAAAAATTTGGCTGCACCAGCCTGGGACACTAGCCCAGACGCTTCCTGACTCATTTgctcaaataatatttttattacacaCGGATTGCTCATGACACAATGGCACCATTTTTTAGCAACCTGCTTTGTCCCGGTGTGACGCGGGGATGGGGTGCGGCtcgggcagcaggagcaggatgggagcacagccccacagagcccttGTCCCACCTCTAGCTGCGAGCTGTCCCACACTGGGACTTGAACTTCCTTCTCCAAGGCCCCCAGAATGCAGTGACACAGGGTCTGCAGCAgacacagggctgtgggacaggcagCACTTGTGGATCTGGGGGAAGTTTCCAGTTTTTAGTGCCAAGAAGGCAGGTGCCACCCGCACAACAGGGGCACACGCTCacaggggcacagctctgtcactgaTCCCCATCATCCAACAAGGGATCCTGCTGAGCCTGGTCTGCCCCTCTGCCTCACGGAGCGGCACTCCGCTTGCTTCCATAGGAAACCGACCTCACAGACAGTTTTAAGAGCCGGAGACAGAAGATGCTACTGAGCACGGCCAAAACCCAGAACAAATCCAGACCCTGTTTCCCCCCTGGCTCCTCCAAGCCGTAGGAATCCACATTTTCTCCAGGGTGCCTCCATCCCCCTCCGCGCGCGCCGCGCTCCGGGGCCGCACAAGCGCTCATTGTGCGGGCGCGAGGCTGGGGCGCAAAGACAAGGTGTCTCCAAGTGGAGGATGTGAACATGAACCTCCCAGCCGGCTTCCTTCTCCCCCCTCCagcttttttaaagaaaataaacactggCAGAaccttcccctccctgtccccgtgcAGCGTGCGGGACGCACAAAgggacattgctgctgctccgACGGCGGGTCCCCCGGAGGGCCCGGCACAAAGGCTGCCTCTGTCCCAGAACGGCAGAgggattattattattttgggaGGGGGTCGGGGGGTGATTTGGTCCTGAATAAGGTCTCAGTTCAGCTACTTCCAGTGCCCTGCACGCAGCATCAGAGCTCCCATTTAGCAGAGGTGAGCTGGAATTCCCACCCAGCCCATTAAGCGGATTTACGGTTCCACGAAACGAGGCCGGAGCAGCCGGCGTGATAACGGCCccgggctgagccccagccctgggagccccagGAACCACACGTGTCTGAccccagggagctgccacacgggatgggcagctcctctggaaCACCCTGTGTGAGGTGGCTCCATCTCCACAGCTGCATCCCAGAAGATTTTCAGACAGACAGCCAAAATGAGCTTCCCAGTGTCTCAGCTTCCCAAAGCTCGTGCCAAGCTCTTTGCCCAGTCCCACTGGATGCAAAGGCCAGTCCCCTTTCCAACAGCTCCATGCGATCATCCAGGTTTCGTCTGGGATGAATCAAAGCTCCCTGGTGCAGAGCAGGTGAAGACTGGCTCAGCCTTTGTGCATTCCCATCCATGCCGTGGGTACAGTCCCTCCAGGGACAAGCAAGGGGCAAGTTAAACCTTCTACAGACATTCCCAAACCAAGAAGGAACACAGAGTTTAGGGGAAGGGACCATCTTTAGTGTCCCATGAAAGTCTCCCCAGGGAAGCTTTGCCTTTGCTGCTGATCCAACCTCAACCACCAGCGGCTTGGAGACAACTGTGTCCCACTCCATTCATCTGCCAGGGATAACCAGGAGGGCCTCAGGTTTCTGTATCTTTCCTCTAAAAGGTGACACGGGGTGGGCACTCTCCAACCCCCCTAGTGACCtactggctggatggccagtTCTGTGGGATTACATCCTGGGCATGGCAGAGCCAgctcatggagctgctgggacacatagcacagcacagcacagctccttggcATCACAGCCACTATAGGGTGGAGCTGCAGTTTTCCAGAGGCTGGGAATTGCTGCGGGTGTCCTGGAGGACCCCAGGAGGCCACagttccagccactctgcctgGGGCACCGCAGCAGGGATCCCTGAAGCCCTGGCACGTGGtgccacccagcacagccagcaggccCAGCAGGGGCTCCCCACAGCCCGGGATGCGGGGCTGGCCGGGGCCAGCAGCTCCCGGAGCCCGGGAACAAAGAGCAGCCTCTGTTCGGGGCCGGGGGCGTGCCACGGCAAACGAGCTGTTTTAtgggagccctgggagcagctcgGCTCCTGCaaggctccagcccctgctggtGCCTGCGCCGGCCCTGACCCACCTCCCCACGTCCCCGCCAATCCCCGGCAAGGCGGGAGGGGCTGCGGGCCAGCACAGGGGCCGCAGGAAGCACGGCCGGAGCCCCGgctgtcctgcacagccaggctgccacTCCAGAGCCTCTCACGGCAGCCCAGGCCCCATTGCCGAGCTCTTTTCCCATgctccagcccccagagccGGGACCTCTCCCCCTGCAGTGAGGCACGCCTGGCAGGagggctgacagcagcagcctggcacacacTGCCACAGGTGTCACAGCAGTGAGGACACTGAGGGTGACTCACTGTCACTGACACTGTCCTGCCCACCGAGGAGAGCACAGGAACCCAACCCAGGGCCACAGCTACACTCACAGATCAGCACCTTTCATAAAGCCTCACCATAACAAACCCAGCTAAGAGGGGTtgctgcctggcaggagctCACTCTTGGCACAGCACCTCTCAGGATGGAGAGGAGGGCCAGGCCcctccaggggcagggacacatgGATTTCACTGCCCTTCACTTCAAGTGCTGACTCAGGATGGCTTGAAATCCCAGATGCCTTGTGCCTGAGCCAGCCCCTTCCTCAGGCTGGCAGGCAGAGGGAACACACTCCCCTATTCCCAGGAGGACAGCAGCCCCTGAGGAAAGGATCTCCCAGGCTCCCATGGGACCCCCGAGCAGCCTCTGGCCCTCTCAGACCTGCAGCAAAGCCCaaaggctgagcaggagcccGCAGAGAAGAGGAGGGAGCAGATGCCTGCCCAGACAAGGAGGgcagacaggagcagaggggcagcaccttcccaggcaggctctgcagcttTAAGAGTgcttcctccctcccagcccgcAGTGTCAAGGAAAAATCTGACACGTTTTTTCTGGGGGATGTTAACAGACAAGCTAGAACAGCCAGTTGccttttccattcattttccaCACAGCCTCCCGGGATGGCTGGGAATGAAAGAGCCGATTGTGCCCCCGTGGCGGCGCAGGTAGGGCAGGAACCGCGGCGGCTGCGGgagcccagcacggcccctgCACACCTCGGGAAATGACGGCTGCAGgggaggctgcccagggctcccacagctgtggggctgcctggctgctACACCCCAacagagccagccccaggcactCGTCCAGGTCCCCAAAGCCTCGTGAGAAgacagcaggggcagcacagctcccctgtgtccctcactgCCACAGCACCCGGTGCCACggtggcacagcaggaacaccggtgtggctgcagagctggcgGCACCAGGGgaagcagctcagcccagcccccagcactggggagggtCTGAAGCAGCCCCGAGTCCCTTGGGGCGCAGGAGGCCCCTCTCCCGCTCAATACcaggtctgtgtctcagcagctTTGCTTGGAAGAGACAGAGGCAGCCTTCTCCACCCCGCGCCGCCCGGCCCTGAATGGCCGCCTTTatgtgggagctgctgtcacGAGCCCCGCTCTGGCAACCGCAAACGGCGGCGAGAGCAGaggggtttgtgttcccagcccgCCGCGGTGCCCGCGCTGACGCAGGTACGGCTGCGGCACGCCCGGCCCGGGGCACACAACGGCACCTTGTTCCCTGCCGGGGGCAGTGACCAGCACGGACACCACGGACACCGCTGCCCCGGGCCCTGCCCCGAGCCCCGAGCCCTGCCCCGTGCCCACACTCACGTTTGCCGCCGCCCTTGAGCAGGCTGCCGAGGCTGACGGAGGCGGCGCCCAGCAGCTCGTTCCTCAGCGTGTGGCAGATCCACACCTTCAGCTCCAAGTGGCTCTGAGCCGTGACATTCCTGCAGGGACCAGGAAAGGGGCTGTCAGCACAGTCTGCTCTATGCTGggggagccagcagtgccacaggcaaGGAGCAAAGGGAGGTGGGCAAGGACATGGACAGTGGGAGACCCCCTCCCAACACCCTCCCactgccctcccagcctggctgtctCTGGCAGTGTCCCCGTGCAAGGGGCAAAGCTCTGAcacctgagtgtccccagcctgtggcacagcagggcacacggggccagccccacagcagggctcacacagacTCACAGGGTGAGGATCTCgttccacagcagctctgagaccCCCATCTGCTTCCCCGTCTTCTTGGTCTCGCTGGGCAGCCCGTCACCGGCCACCTCCACGTAGCAGTTCATGCGTGCCGGGCGGCTCTGGGCCTTGGGCTTCACAGACACaactgggcagggacagcacagggtcAGGCCTGCGAGACACCCTGACCCCTGCCCGTCCCCTGCCCTCATCACCCAGCCCACCTGTGCCAGCTCGGGGTGCCACGACTCACAGCAGCgtgctgggagaggggcagcagggagcaatGCTCCTGATGGCAGCGATGGCAGCACCAAGGCCTGACCAggactgtcactgtccccagggacacccccctgccccagggcacggggcagccccAGGCCGGCAGTGCCCGCGGAGGGGCAGAGCGGGACGCGGCTCCGAGGGACGGGCTCCGGGCGCCGGGAGCCATCTCGCGGCCACGGGAGCACCAGCGCGGCCCCGCAGCCACGTCCGCACGGCACGGGCCCAGCCCGGGGCACACAGGGCCGGGGCCGGCCCCAGCCGTGCCGTGTGTGCCGGCCCGGGGTGCAGGCAGAGCACACACATCCCCGGCAGGGCAGTCCCAGCgcggcagcagcacccaccttTCACGGACAGCGGGGACTTCTCGCAGGGCGGCCcggccctggccctgctggagctggcagcggCCATGGCATCACCCCCAGCTGCAAGCAGAGACAGGAGACAGCTcagtcctgctgccagggacccGGGGAGCCCGGACAcagccccgtgtccctgccagggctgggctccctgTCCTGATGAACTCCCTGCACCCCTGACCCACcggccagggctgctgggggacagggcagCCACCAAAGCCTtgccctgggggacacaggcTCACCACACATCAAGGACATGGCAGTGGCACCGGCTGCACACAGGGAGCTCTGGTCACAGCATGGGCACCACAAGGCTCTAGGGCAGCCCTGGTTTCACTATGGTACCAGATCCCACGGGATCACTGAGGCTGGGAAAGGCCTCCAAGGCCATCGTGTCACCCCCTGGATGAGAAGGACACTCTGTGACACCAGGGAGGGTGGCAGGACACATGGCCAGGGCCGGTGCCCAAAGCAGCAGCCgcagagcagagggatgagGTCACACATCCCACAGGAGCACGAGACACCCTGGGCCTgccccagcctcctcctgccgttcccaggagctgcagagcacgGGGGCCAAGCTCACAGCCCGGCCCAGAACTGCCtggccagggcactgccagcctccCGTCCCCGACCAGGGGAAGCACAGaatcagagcagcagccccagcccctgtccctgtgcaggagcctcccccctgccctctcccacaTCCTCCTTGCACCGTACCGAGCTCCAGCCCACGGCACATTGCCTGTGAAATCCCCTCTGCCAGggtctctgctctctgtgccagcccagcaaaCCTGCCTGGCGCCCAGGGCCTGCctgtgcccccacagccccagctctgcctgctgggcactgcccgaGCACCGTCCTGGCTCCATCCcgcagcagccagggctgcggGGCACAGGCCAGCCTGCTGCCCTCACCCTGAGGGCTCGCTCACTGCCACACGCTCGCTGTCACACTCACTGCCACATGCTCACTGTGACACactcattgtcattgtcacatGCTTGCTGCCACCCCACTATCCCGGCCCACGGGTCACCCCGGGCTCCCCGAGGCCATCGGGTACCCCTGCTCCTCACGTCCCCACCCCACACGGATTCCACCGGGGCCGTGCCCCTCTGTGCCAGTCCGTGCCCAGCCCCGGCCGGGCTGTTTCCATCCTTCCTCCTTCACATCCCGACTCTCTTCCTTCCCCGTTCTCTCTTTTCCTGACTCCACACCATTTCTCTGTCACTCGCCTGACAGTCCGGTCACTCCACCAAACTCCTCTGGCCCCCGGAACCCCTCGGTGCCCGGTGCCGCTGCCCGGGCACAGCTTCACCGCCCGCACacccacagccctcagccctcaGCCCAGCGGGGCCGTGACCGGGCCGTGACCCCCTTGGCCAGGCCGAggcctcccttcctcccccgCTTTCCGTTTCCgacagcccggcccggcctcccGGAACaccggcggggccgccgccccGGCAGCGAGCACCGAacccgccccgggcccggccggtccggccccgcagccccgcacAGACCCGGCCCGGCCGCTGCGGGCACCGCGCACAGGAGGCGGCGGccaagggcccccccccccggccccgccgttCCGGGCCGCTACCGGCACCGGCTGAGCGGCTCCGGCGGGGGGAGCGCCCCACCAGGCCGTGTCCGGCGGGCGGACGGGAGCACCCGGGCTGGGCCAGGAAACGACGCCGAgccgagcccagcccggcccggcccagcccggcccgtcccgtcccgtcccttcccttcccgtcccgtcccgtcccgttACCGGCGGCCGCTCCACTCCCGCTCCCCGGCTCCAGCTCCCGCCGTCATGTGACCCCGGCCCGTCACGTGATCGCGCCGGCCGGAAGCGCTCCCGGGGCACGGCGCCGCTCCCGGCGTGCCCCAACTGAACTACAACTCCCGGCGTGCCCCGCGCCCGGACCACAACTCCCGGTGTGCTTCCCGCGGCGCTTCGACGGCGGCCGGGGTGGGCCATGGGGCACGCAGACATGGCGCGTGTTCCGCACGTCGTGGCCGACACGGGCGCGTTCCTGAGCGCGGCCCCGCTGCAGGTACCGGGGGAACACCGGGGAGACACCGGAGGGACGGGGGGGGTGGGTCAGGGCTTACGGGCCGGTGTGACGGCGCTGCCCGCAGGACATCGCAGACGCGCTGTACACCGTGCCCGAGGTGCTGGCCGAGATCCGGGACCGGCCGGCGCGCCGCCGCCTCGCCGCGCTGCCCTGCGAGCTGCGGGtccgccgcccgcgccccgaGCTGCTGCGCCTCGGTGAGtgccgggccggccccgccaCCGGCTCCTTCCCCCGCCGGAGCGGCCccgcccggctcggctcggcccggcccggcccgacCGCGCCGCTGCTCCCCCGCAGTGACCGAGTTCTCCAAGAAGACCGGGGACTACCCGAGCCTCTCGGCCGCCGACCTGCAGGTGCTCGCCCTCACGTGCCAGCTCCAGGCCGAGATCGACGGCCCCGGCTGCGTCCGCTGGGAGCCGCAGGACAAGGTAGGATGGGCGCGGGGCCCGGTTCCAGCGGCCCGGCACGGGGCCCGGTTCCAGCGGCCCCGCCGACGGCCCGTGCTGCCCCCCAGGTGCGGCTCAGCTCCACCCCGCGGCACCCCGAGGCCCCCCTGCACCTCGCTGGCTTCCACCTGCCCGCCAAGGTAAGGCACGGCGGGAGGGAGGGGTGCCCGTGCCCATGCCCGTGCCGTGCCCGGGCTCTGAGCGCTGCCCGTGCCGTGCCCCCAGCACAAGCCCGCGGGGAAGGGCCCGCACCAGCCCAgtcccagcccggccccggcggaGAGCGATGAGTTCGGATCCTTCCTGTACTGGCGGCCGCCGCTGCCCAGCATCGAGGAGGAGCTGCGGGAGCTGCTGGTGAGAATCCTCTGGaggctcctccctgccctcgcTCTGCCGTTCCCGACCCCTCGGTGCCACCCTGATCCTCTCCTGCCCCCCGGCCCAGGCCATTACCagcagccccgagccccccgagcAGCACCGCAGCTCTGCAGACGGGGCCAGCGccggcgaggaggaggaggaggatgaggagagcGATGATGATGAAGGCTGGATAACTCCCAGCAACCTGAAGGAGGCCCAGCAGGACATGGGGCACTTTGACACTGCTCCCGTGGGTGTCCAGGTGGGCTGTGTCACCACGGACTTTGCCATGCAGGTGGGTGCTGGCCTGCGGCCGGGctcaggctctggggcagctccgTGTGTTAGAGCAGCAGGGTCTCAGTCCCAGAGGCCTCCCAGAGCCTGTGGGGCTCTGAGTGCCCCGGCTGGCAGGTCCCAGGGTCccgctgtgtccctgctcttgCAGAAcgtgctgctgcagatgggtcTCCACGTGCTGGCTGTGAACGGGATGCTGATCCGCCGGGCCCGCAGCTACATCCTGCGCTGCCACGGCTGCTtcaggtgctggggctggggctgagcctgggctgAGCCCGTGTCCCACGGCCCCAGGAGCTCTGaacccccatcccaccctcgCAGGACCACCTCGGACATGACCAAGGTGTTCTGCCCCCACTGTGGTAACAAGACCCTCAAGAAGGTGGCAGTGAGTGTCAGTGAGGACGGGAGTCTCCACATGCATTTCTCCCGCAACCCCAAGGTGCTGAACCCCCGGGGGCTCAGGGTGAGTACCTGGACAGAATCCCAGACCCACTGAGGTGGGAAAAGACCATCAAGATCATAGAGTCCAACCTGTGAGGTTGATCCTCACCTTgtcagccagcccagggcactgagtgccatgtccagtcaaTTCCTTGCAAACCTCCcgggatggggactccaccacctccctgggcagcacctTCCCACCTTTGCCAAccccttctgtgaagaaatgcTTCCATTGGGATCCCAGGGATGGGAGCccagcctgtggctggcaggTTGGAGGGAATTAAGGCAAACGGAGAACATTCCCCAGATACTGCTGCACTTGCTCAGCtctccaggggctgtgctgtgctcaccGGGCAcctgggagccagggctgaTCCCTTCTCCCCGCAGTACCCGCTGCCGGCGCCGCAGGGCGGCAAGCACGCCAACAACCCGCACCTGGTGGAGGACCAGCGCTTCCCGCAGCAGCGCCTGTCGCGCAAGGCCCGGCAGAAAACCAACGTGTTCGACCCCGACTACCTGGCCGGGGCGTCGCCGTTCGCCGAGAACGACGTGCACAGCCGGGCGGCGCACCTGCAGCTGCGCGACGCCGCGCTGGgcgccggccgccgccgcctcaaCCCCAACGCCGTCACCAAGAAGTTCGTCAAGAGGAGGTGAGGGCGGACGGGCCCCGCCCGCAGGacccacctgcccaggtgtgctgggggctctgccagggccgGGCCATCCTGTCCCCACTGCGCGGTGCCCGGAGAGCCACCGTGACTGCGGCGATGGTGACGGGGTTTGGGGAGGCCTCGGGATAAGGGAGGGTGGGTtggcttctctgggcacccctgggcaggggctgtgtcaCCCAATAAACACCAAACCCCAAAGCCCCGTGACTCAGTGCCAGTTCTgtggctgcctgtgccagggggagCCTTTCCCTGAGTGAGCCTCGAGGAACGaggaggctggggcagagggagggaggatttCTTGGATCATTTGCCCCACGGGATAATGAGCTCCAGAAGGACAaaagcccagggcagggggttgtgtcccaccctggcactggggtgaAGGGGGCAACTCTGGGGTAAAGCTTTGTGGATAAATCAGCTGAAATCTTTCACAGCAGACTCTtgggcccagctcctgctgcaatTTCCCCTTAACCCTGCTGAAATTGTTCAGAGTAAGGAAACACCTGATAGCAGCTGTGGCCCCTGGTgctggggagaggctgcagagtgggagcaggaagggggaacacacctgggcctccccagccccagggcacgCTGAGTGTGCCAAAGCTGCAGATAAAGGGCATTGGGTGAGGCACTCACACATCCTGCTGAGGCCATGGTGCCTTCCAGCATCTTGGCTTTGGACTCCTGGGGCAGCCTCTGCCTCCCCCCAGGGTCACTGGGGTCCCACACCACTGGGTCAGTGTGATTCTTCCCAAGGACCTCttcctgcagcaccttctgGACATGCCCTTGGTAAAACCACCACAAGACTTCACAGtgtaaaatgaaaacttttcatCGTTTATTCTCGACTGCAGCTGTTTACAGAAATATAGTTGCGAGTATACAAATGTCCCAatagaagcaaaatatttttttttttttttaatattcaacaAGTTATCACAGGAGAGCTAAAAACATAGATGCAAATAAAATATCCCCTCATAGACAAACTGAAAACACCGGGAATCAGTGCTTGGAAACCCACCTACGAAAGCCATATACACAGACTGCACGAAGGAGTATCTGGTGCTACTTTCACACTGCAGGACACAGAAGAGGCAGCTCAGCGGTCGAGGGTGCACCCAGAACAtctggcaggcagggcagagcccacccgaggtgcagggacagagacaggagctctgctctgaagGGGTTGGAGCTTAACTCAGCATCAGCTCAGGTGGAAATAATTCAAATTGCCTCCTTTTACCCAGAATAAAAGAGCTCCAGGAATGCTGCAGGCTGTTAAGGGTACGGCAATGGGATCCCAGCTCTGCAAGACCCACAGAGCCACTTCCCAACAGGAACCTCCTCCTGCACACGTTATGCcaaggggcagctccagggccaaaacaaagccaagggGTATTTATATTTCCCTGTCAGGGAACAGGAGCCCTCCCTCAtgccaggcctggagctgctggaacctGAACAGGGCTCAGGGAGCAGGGAATCCCTgcgttccctgccctggccctaCACAGGCAATTTAATGTAAAGTGTAACAGCAAAAATGACACATCCCTGCAAAAAGCAGAGTTCAGCTCTGCAAACTCCAAGAGAACAAAGGAGGACACTGGCTCTCAGTGTGGTGGAGGTGATCTAAGAGGCCTGTACCAGGATAACACTGATCCACTCAGGACAAATTCCAGTGGAACACAGATTTGGAACTGAAAGTCATGTTGGACACAATACACATTACTGAATGTAAGACCTGATTtaaaggctggagctgtgtcagggcaggtttaggttggatttcagggaaaggttcttcccccagagggtgctggcactgcccagggaatgggcacggccccaaggctgccagagctccaggacagTTTGGACAgtgctccagggatgcccagggtgggattattcaggtgtctgtgcagggctggggttggactggatgatccctgtgggtcctttccagctcaggatattctatgattcttagGGTTTAATTCCTCACACAAGCTGCAAGAAAGAAATCAGCACGAGTGGTGGCAGGTTCCTCACAGACAGAATTCAAGGGGAGCTTCACTGGCTTTCAAGGAATTCTCAAGATTTTGATTGTTGCACTAATGAATCAggtaaaaaaatcagtttacaGACTCCTGCCCTCATGGGAATAAAGAGAAATGGCAGAGGAGCTTCCCCTCCTACCCAGCAGAAGCAGGGACCTTCTGCTAACAGTAACATCCCACACGTGGGCTGTGtcagcccagcaccaccaaGCCCtgtctgcacagctgctgccaccctggcatggaaagggctctgaggggaagcccagggatgctcagggctgcaggaagctcagcctcagcctggGTGTCAGCTCTACCCTAAACCTCATCTGCAAGTATGAACTAAAAGATGTAAACCCACACAAGTGGCCACAGCTGCTTGCAAGGCACAGATCCCAGCGAGGTTCCCAAGCAGAGCAAGTTCTGGATC contains:
- the NOB1 gene encoding RNA-binding protein NOB1 produces the protein MGHADMARVPHVVADTGAFLSAAPLQDIADALYTVPEVLAEIRDRPARRRLAALPCELRVRRPRPELLRLVTEFSKKTGDYPSLSAADLQVLALTCQLQAEIDGPGCVRWEPQDKVRLSSTPRHPEAPLHLAGFHLPAKHKPAGKGPHQPSPSPAPAESDEFGSFLYWRPPLPSIEEELRELLAITSSPEPPEQHRSSADGASAGEEEEEDEESDDDEGWITPSNLKEAQQDMGHFDTAPVGVQVGCVTTDFAMQNVLLQMGLHVLAVNGMLIRRARSYILRCHGCFRTTSDMTKVFCPHCGNKTLKKVAVSVSEDGSLHMHFSRNPKVLNPRGLRYPLPAPQGGKHANNPHLVEDQRFPQQRLSRKARQKTNVFDPDYLAGASPFAENDVHSRAAHLQLRDAALGAGRRRLNPNAVTKKFVKRR